The following proteins are encoded in a genomic region of Cellulomonas sp. ES6:
- a CDS encoding ATP-binding cassette domain-containing protein, producing MTGPLLTATDVVVEYGRRRWRSRPFRALHGVSIEIGEGETLGLVGESGSGKTTLGRAVLGLAPVTAGRIEFQGQDITHATRQDRKALSRDLQVVFQDPYTSLNPSLTIGQILAEPLQVQRVGGSEARQRVRELLDRVHLPQDAMGRLPREFSGGQRQRIAIARALALRPRLIVCDEPVSALDLSTQARVLDLLLEIQADTQVSYLFVSHDLDVVRHVSHRVAVMYQGEIVETGPALAVTTEPAHPYTRRLLLASPVPDPDRQAERRAARHEQAVAAR from the coding sequence GTGACCGGCCCGCTGCTCACCGCGACCGACGTCGTCGTCGAGTACGGGCGCCGCCGCTGGCGCAGCCGGCCCTTCCGGGCGCTGCACGGCGTCTCGATCGAGATCGGCGAGGGGGAGACGCTCGGCCTGGTCGGCGAGTCCGGGTCCGGCAAGACCACGCTCGGCCGGGCCGTGCTCGGGCTGGCGCCCGTGACCGCGGGCCGCATCGAGTTCCAGGGCCAGGACATCACGCACGCCACCCGCCAGGACCGCAAGGCGCTCAGCCGGGACCTCCAGGTCGTGTTCCAGGACCCGTACACCTCGCTGAACCCGTCGCTGACGATCGGCCAGATCCTCGCCGAGCCGCTGCAGGTGCAGCGCGTCGGCGGCTCCGAGGCCCGGCAGCGGGTGCGCGAGCTGCTCGACCGCGTGCACCTGCCGCAGGACGCGATGGGGCGCCTGCCGCGCGAGTTCTCCGGCGGTCAGCGCCAGCGCATCGCCATCGCGCGGGCCCTGGCGCTGCGGCCCCGGCTGATCGTGTGCGACGAGCCCGTCAGCGCGCTCGACCTGTCGACGCAGGCGCGCGTGCTGGACCTGCTGCTGGAGATCCAGGCGGACACGCAGGTCTCGTACCTGTTCGTGTCGCACGACCTCGACGTGGTGCGGCACGTCAGCCACCGCGTCGCGGTCATGTACCAGGGCGAGATCGTCGAGACCGGGCCGGCGCTCGCGGTCACCACCGAGCCCGCGCACCCGTACACCCGGCGGCTGCTGCTGGCGTCGCCCGTGCCCGACCCCGACCGGCAGGCCGAGCGCCGC